A genomic region of Bradyrhizobium sp. ORS 278 contains the following coding sequences:
- a CDS encoding beta-xylosidase — MIEAAKIWNEPNNKSHWDLQLDPDWGRFAETAIATGKAIRSAHATLPRVLGGISPIDPAFINNMKARGVLDHVDAVAVHGFPLDWNLWKIDEWPAKLAEIQALVSVPVWVTEVGVSSFGADEVQAWGLQRTAELLNGRAPRIHWYSLYDLPTAWEATTRHKEAEGSSYYRHFHMGLLREDGSPKLAAEMFPEHAHGMGLCQWFHFEDHRLDDAVRWLRRLGVRHVRTGLSWADSFRPNALAWFDRQMEALAEFDVTVTFCFTPEHRGIAPHHTSPPLDVNEFADFCAGMILRYCATTGAAAPPPAVPESLPCAP; from the coding sequence ATGATCGAGGCGGCGAAGATCTGGAACGAGCCGAACAACAAATCGCACTGGGACCTGCAGCTCGATCCGGACTGGGGGCGCTTTGCGGAGACCGCGATCGCGACCGGCAAGGCGATCCGTTCGGCGCACGCGACGCTGCCGCGTGTGCTTGGCGGCATCTCGCCGATCGATCCTGCCTTCATCAACAACATGAAGGCGCGCGGCGTGCTCGATCACGTCGATGCGGTGGCGGTACACGGCTTCCCGCTGGACTGGAATCTCTGGAAGATCGACGAATGGCCCGCGAAGCTCGCCGAGATTCAGGCGCTCGTATCGGTGCCGGTGTGGGTCACCGAGGTCGGCGTGTCCTCGTTCGGCGCCGACGAGGTGCAGGCCTGGGGCCTGCAACGGACGGCCGAGTTGCTCAACGGTCGCGCACCGCGCATCCATTGGTACAGCCTCTACGATCTTCCAACCGCCTGGGAGGCGACGACGCGCCACAAGGAGGCCGAAGGCTCGTCCTACTATCGGCACTTCCACATGGGCCTCTTGCGCGAGGACGGCTCGCCGAAGCTGGCAGCCGAGATGTTTCCCGAGCATGCGCATGGCATGGGTCTCTGCCAATGGTTTCACTTCGAGGATCATCGCTTGGATGACGCTGTGCGCTGGCTGCGCCGGCTCGGTGTCCGGCACGTAAGAACCGGACTGTCCTGGGCCGACAGCTTCCGCCCCAACGCGCTCGCCTGGTTCGATCGCCAGATGGAGGCGCTGGCGGAGTTCGACGTCACCGTGACGTTCTGCTTCACGCCGGAGCATCGCGGCATCGCTCCGCATCACACCAGCCCGCCACTCGACGTCAACGAGTTCGCCGATTTCTGCGCCGGCATGATCCTGCGCTATTGTGCGACGACCGGCGCGGCCGCTCCGCCCCCTGCGGTTCCGGAGTCGCTGCCATGCGCGCCTTGA
- a CDS encoding TIGR04290 family methyltransferase has translation MTSDVLSRDEIRRRVDALGPWFHNLDLRGVPTAPAHFLGDYPNVKWRRFADIIPDDLTGKSVLDIGCNAGFYAMEMKRRGAMRVLGLDTDDDYLAQARFAADVNGLDIEFRKLSTYDVGQLGETFDLVIFMGVLYHLRHPLLALDLIREHVVGDQLLFQSMQRGSAEIDEIARNYDFWTTSPFDSPGYPKLHFIEHKYADDPTNWWAPNRACVEAMLRSAGFAILAHPEEEVYLCRKVPRPQQDGPVYPARGER, from the coding sequence AGATCCGCCGCCGGGTGGATGCGCTCGGGCCGTGGTTTCACAACCTCGACCTGAGGGGCGTGCCGACCGCGCCCGCGCACTTCCTCGGCGACTATCCGAACGTGAAGTGGCGGCGCTTCGCCGACATTATCCCGGATGATCTCACCGGCAAGTCCGTGCTCGACATCGGCTGCAATGCTGGCTTCTACGCCATGGAGATGAAGCGCCGCGGCGCGATGCGCGTGCTCGGCCTCGACACCGACGACGATTATCTGGCGCAGGCGCGCTTCGCCGCCGACGTCAACGGACTGGACATCGAATTCCGAAAGCTCTCGACCTATGACGTCGGACAGCTCGGCGAGACCTTCGATCTCGTGATCTTCATGGGCGTGCTCTACCATCTGCGTCATCCGCTGCTCGCGCTCGATCTGATCCGCGAGCACGTGGTCGGCGATCAGCTGCTGTTCCAGTCGATGCAGCGCGGCTCCGCCGAGATCGACGAGATCGCGCGCAACTATGATTTCTGGACGACCAGTCCTTTCGACAGTCCAGGCTATCCCAAACTGCATTTCATCGAGCACAAATATGCCGATGACCCCACCAATTGGTGGGCGCCGAACCGCGCCTGCGTCGAAGCCATGCTGCGCAGCGCCGGCTTTGCGATCCTCGCCCATCCCGAGGAGGAGGTCTATCTGTGCCGCAAGGTGCCGCGACCACAGCAGGACGGTCCCGTCTATCCAGCGCGAGGTGAGAGATGA